The Acidobacteriota bacterium sequence AGACTGATTCTTGTGTTTCCTCAACAAATGCATCCAGTGCCTTTTTTAATGGTGAATACCATAGACCATTATAGACCAAGTTTGAATACTCCTGAGCGAGTTGTGTCTTGAAGTGGAAGACAGATTTGTCCAGCGTTAAGCGTTCAAGCTCGATGTGTGCAAAATGTAGAATCGTAGCAGCTGGAGCTTCGTAAATTTCTCGAGATTTGATTCCTATAAGACGATTCTCGACGAGATCGATGCGTCCAACGCCGTGTTTGCCACCGATGTCGTTCAGGGAGTGGAGCAATTGAACGCTATCGAATCTCTTCCCCTGGAATCTAATAGGAATTCCGTGTTCGAACTCAATCGAAACATATTCAGGCTTGTTTGGCGCCTCCTCAGGTGCAACAGTCCGTTGATACGCATCAGCTGGCGGTTCGACCATTGGATCCTCGAGAACGCCACACTCAATGCTTGTCCCCCAAATATTCTCATCGATGGAGTATGGATTGGAAACTGTCGCAGAAACAGGAATGCCATGTTTCTTTGCATAGACAATTTCCTCTTCACGGGATTTGAACTCCCATTCCCTCAATGGCGCAAGCACCTTCAAATCAGGTGCGAGAGCTGCAATCGAAACTTCAAACCGCACTTGATCATTTCCTTTCCCCGTGCAGCCGTGTGCAACCATCGTTGCCCCCT is a genomic window containing:
- a CDS encoding argininosuccinate synthase; amino-acid sequence: MKKQKIVVAYSGGLDTSVMVSWLMEKHNAEIITATGNLGQRKELNGIREKALQTGVSKVYIQDLTEEFVENYIFPALKADALYEKVYPMATSLGRPLLAKMLVDVAREEGATMVAHGCTGKGNDQVRFEVSIAALAPDLKVLAPLREWEFKSREEEIVYAKKHGIPVSATVSNPYSIDENIWGTSIECGVLEDPMVEPPADAYQRTVAPEEAPNKPEYVSIEFEHGIPIRFQGKRFDSVQLLHSLNDIGGKHGVGRIDLVENRLIGIKSREIYEAPAATILHFAHIELERLTLDKSVFHFKTQLAQEYSNLVYNGLWYSPLKKALDAFVEETQESVSGVVNVKLFKGSVTIAGRDSKHSLYNPALATYSEKDQFDHKASEGFIKIFGLPLKTFYQVQGNDVACKKRSSLKIHS